The Arcobacter roscoffensis genome segment GACCTGATACAAAGATAAAACCATCTTTATCTACTGCTTGTGAATAAGGTCCTATTGCACTTGGTGCTTTTGTTGAGTTTATAGCTTTCATTTTCTATTCCTTTTGTGATAATTTATTTTCATTACGGTCAGTATATAATAAAATTTTATCATTGTAAATAGTTTTTATTAGAAATTGAGAAATTTTTATTATATTTTTTATACAGTTATTGTCTTTCTTTTATATAAAAGTCACTTTTATTCTTCAAAAACTAATATTTTATAGCAATTAATAATTATATATAAAACTATATTGGAAATTTTTATTAATCTAATAACAATTTATTATCACCTTGACATTTTTTTGTATATTTCTTATAATTCATCACCAAACAATATAAAAGGTAAAACTTGAATCCTTATATAAAAAAATACATTCCTATAGCTGATTTCTTAGGAGAAGTATTAGGACAAAATACAGAAATTATCATACATGATATGACTAATTATGATCATTCAATAGTACATATAATAAATGCACATATTAGTAATAGAAAAATAGGTGATCCTATAACTGATTTGGTTTTAGATTTTATTGCTACTGAATCAAAAGGAAATAAACAGTTTATATGTAACTACAACTCTAAAACAATTGAAGGAAGACTTTTATACTCTTCTACATTTTTTATTAGAAATGATAAAAATGAAATAGTTGGAGCTTTATGTTTAAACTCTGATTATCATGATGTTAAAAAGTCTTTATCATTTATCACATCACTACTTCCTAACTATGTGGATGATAAAATTTTATCACTTAACAATATAAAAGAGAATCTAAATACAAACCCACAAGAAATAACACTAAATAAAATAGATGCAATAATACAGCAATTTGATGTAGTACCTCAAAGAATGAACACAAAAGAAAAAACAGAAATCATTCAAGCTTTAAATGATTGTGGTATTTTCAATATAAGAGGTGCAGTTCAAGAAGTAGCAGATAAACTACAAATGTCTGAACCATCTGTTTATAGATATATCAAAAAAATCAAAAAGGTTTAAATGAAAAATTTGATTTTAAAAACTACATTTCTTCTATTTATAGTATTAAATTTTCAAGGATGTATAGTAGGAACTGTTGCAGCAGCTCCTTTTAAAATAGTAGGTGCAGCTGTAAATGTAGTAACACCTGATATTGTAGGTGATACTATTTCAGCAACAGGTGATGTAGTAGATACGGTAATACCATTTTGATGAATGATTTTATTTCTGAAATAATTGGCTTTAGTATTGTCACACTAGTTGTACTAATGCTTGCATTTTTTACTAAAAAAATGGAAGATAAATATAAAGATGAGGATAAAAATTAATCCTGCATCTTTATAGAAAGAAGTTTCTATATAAAGCTATCGTTACTACACCTATTAGAAGTGATAGTAAAATACTCTTTGTTTTATACATACACAAAAATATCAAAAAAGCAGCCACAAGACCTATCATACCCTCTTTTAAAATCGAAGGTACAACCAAAGCTAAAAGTAAAGTTGATGGAAGATAATCTAAAAAAAGTTTTAAATCCCCCTCTTCTTTTACAAACTTTGAAGACAAAAGAAGTCCTGATACTCTTAAACTATAAGTTCCAAGTGCTACAAAAAATATGATTATTAAAGCATTTAAATCTATACTACTCATAAACTCTTCCTTTTATGTAAAATCACAGCACTGTATGAGCCAACTATTGCAGCTATTACAATATAAAAGTTTCCATCTATATATAAACTTGATACTACTGCTACAAGTGCTGTGATTATCCAAGGAGTTATATCTTGTTTTCCTTTATACATACTCAAAGCCAAAGCAAAAAATATAGCCACAAAAGCAAAGTCTAAACCATAAATTTTAGGGTCATTTATAAACTCTCCTAAGTTATACCCTAAAACAGTTCCAACAAACCAAGTAAGAAAGATACAAACTCCACCACCAAATAAAAACTTTGGAGTAATATCTTGACTTTTTAATCTTTGCATTGTTATAGCCCAAGACTCATCTGTTGCGAAGTGCATATATTTGAACTTCTCTTTTTTACTACTTTGTTTAAAAAGAGGATTTAGTGAAGCCCCAACTAAAAAATATCTAAGATTTATAAGTAAAGCAGCTGTTATCATAGCTATAATATCAAGAGTATTATCCCACATTTGTACTAGGACAAACTGGGAAGAACCTGCAAAAATAAATATATTCATAAGTACCAACTCAAAAAGCTCAACACCCTTTTGAGTACTAAGTACACCTAATACTGAACCATAAGTGAAAACACTTATTCCTATTGGCATATTTGCCACAAATCCATCTAAAAATTCATTTTTCATAAAAGAATTCTATCAAAGAGACTAGCAAAAAATCTTGTACCTAATTGCTAATTAAAAAACTTTCTATAGTTTCCTGGAGTTAAACCTACAAAGGCTTTGAATCTTCTGCTTAAATGGCTTTGATCATTAAAGCCACACATATATGTAGTATTTATAATACTCTCACCTTTTTGTAAAGCTTGTTTTGCTCGCTCAATTCTTTTTAGCATTAAGTATGAATGAGGTGAGATAAAAGTCTTTTGTTTAAAAAGTCTTAAAAAGTGATATTTAGATATATCAAGTTCATTTGAAATATCATCAAGTGACAAGTCAAGATGCAAGTTATAATTCATAAACTCTTTAGCTCTATTTATCATCATATCATGTTTACTTAAAATAATAGGAGTTTTAGCTTTACTATTATTTAAAAATAATTCATTTAAAGTATTTACTAAATCACACTCAAAGTCTATATTTGAGTGTGTTTTATACTCATTTTGCATTATCAAACTTGTAAGTTTATTTGCAAGATATTGATTTTCAAAGATTCCTGAAGAGAAAAAAAGCTCTTCATTGTAGAAGTTTTCCTCTTGAAACTTTTTTACAAAGCTTGGTTTAAGATATAAAGAATAATGCTTGTAGCCCTCACAGTACTGGCTTTGGCAAGCATGTGTTTCATCTGGATTAATCGTAATTACACTGGCTTTATTTAGCTTTTTTTTCTGTCCATCTACAAAAGCATCCATCTGTCCTTCATAAATTAGACCAATAGTATAGTCTTCATGTACATGCTTATCAAAACCATAGTTATTAAAATGAGCCTTATGTAAAACTATATCTTCATTTATTTTAGGCTTCCAAAATTTTGCATCATAAATTACTTCTTCTTGCTTCTTCATAATAATATTATATCAAAATAAGAAATCTATTTCTTGTATCAAATTGCTATTATGAAACTTTGTATTAATTCTATATAGATATAATTCTTTCAATTTTTTATAAGAGGTATCTATGGCAATAAAAAATATTGTAATTGGTGGTTTCACTAAAGAACAAAGAGAAAAAGAACTTGAAAAAACAAAAGTTAAACTTTCAAAAAAAGGCTATAAGTTTTTGAAGTTTGAAGAAAAAGGTGCTTTAAAATCAGTGGCTATCTTTGAAGTAGATGAAGCTATTTTGAAAAAAGAAAAGTCAATGCAACTTATCGTAGTTGGTGTTGGTTTTATGATAATTGCAGCTATTTTATACTTCTAGAGTATAAAGTAGCTTACTTTGGAACTTCTATAGTAAATCTCGCTCCATCATTTATATTTTCTACTGAAAGTTTACCTTTCATATTTTTATCTACAATTGTTTTTGACATATAAAGTCCTATTCCTGTACCATCATTATCATCTCTTGTAGTAAAGTATGGTTCAAATATCTTTGATTTTGGTTCAACAGTAACTCCACCACCATTATCTTCTATATATAAAGATACATCAAATTCTTGCTCTTTTGCCCAAATGAAAATCTTTGGATTACTCACATTTTTTTCAATCAATACATCTTTAGCATTTTTCAAGATATTTAAAAGTACTTGTTCATACTCATTTTGGTAAGTGAATAGTTTTATGTTTTCATCTATATCAATTGTTACAGTAATATTATTGTTTTTTAAAGCACTTGAAACAATAGTCATAACAGATTCAAGCATTTTAACTAGATAAAACTCTTCTTTCTCTTTTTTAGGCATAAAGAAGTTTCTAAAGTCATCAATAGTATGAGACATAAACTCTAAAACAGTATCTGCTTCTTTAGATTTTTTCTGCATTGTTTCATCATCTAAAGCACCGATACTATGTTTAAATTTAATATACATCAAAATAGAAGAAAGCTCAGATAAAGGCTGTCTCCATTGATGAGCGATATTTGAAATCATTTCACCTAAAGCAATAAACCTTGACTTTTGAATAAGAAGTTGCTCTTTTTCTCTATTTTTTTCAACCTCATAAGTTACTCTATTTTCTAAATTCTGATTTAACTCTTCAAGCTCTTTTGTTTTTGTTTTTACTTTATTTTGATAAACTTTTAAAACCTCATCAATTTTTTGAGATACTGCAATAGAGATTAAGATAGCAATAGATAAAAACATCACAAATAAAACTATATTTTGCCCTACTTGGTTTCTTACTGTTTTTTCTAAAGCTTCTCTTTTTTTTGTTATTTCTTTTTCTATATCGTCGATATAAACACCAACAGCAATTACCCAGTTCCAGTTTTCATAATATTTAAAGTAGGATAACTTTTGTCTAATCTCATCATTTGTATTTGGTTTTTTATATGCATATTGAGTAAAAGCTTCACCCTTTATACTTATATTTTTTAGAAACTCTTCTCTAAATTTTTTACCATTTGCATCTTTAAATTCTGTAGAAATCAATTTACCAATAAGATCAGGTCTATTTGGATTTACAATAAGCCTTGCAAAATCATCTCCACCTTTTATGTCTAAAATATCATATACAAAATAATAGTTGCTTTTACTTTCTTGAAATGAAATATTATTTAAAAGTCTTATGGCATCTTCTTTTATCTCTTCTTCATCTGTATCTACTTTAGTAAGATTGTAATTTAATACATCAATAACAGTATCTATCTCTTTTTTAAGTATTCTTTTTTGGTCTTCATAGTACTCTTGAACAAAATTTTCCATTTGCTTTTCAAAATCATCATATGTATTTTTTACATAAAAATATGAAATCATAAATATCATAGACGACATAATGATTATAAAAATGTATATGGTTATTTTTGATAGATTATTTTCTGTTATTAAATTCAATTTTTCTTGTCCTGTAACCTTTAATATGATATGATAACATAATATTTCTAATAAGGATTTTATCATAATGCAAGATAATATAATTAGTAAGTTAAATGCTTTTTCAGTACTTTACATAGAAGATGAAGATGGCATTAGAAATAATATCAAAGAGATATTAGACCACTTATTTAAAGAAACAATTACAGCAAAAAACGCAAGCGATGGCCATATAAAATATGTTCAAAATAAACCTGACTTAATCATTACAGACATTAGAATGCCCCCTGGTGAAACTGGAATTGATTTAATAAAAAAAATAAGAGAATCAGATTCAAAAACTAGAATCATAATCACTTCAGCTCACACAGATTTAGAATATATGCTAAAAGCAGCTGAACTACATCTTGTAAAATATATCATCAAACCTATAACACAAGAAAAACTTATGGATGCTCTTGAAGCTTTTGTAAAAACACATGATGAAAATAAAATCTACACTTTAAATGAAAATTGCTATTTTGACTATAGTAAATCTATTATTTCAAACAAAGAAGAAACACACAATCTTACAAAAAAAGAGAATATGTTCTTAAAACTTCTTATCACTAAAAATAGAATCATCACATATGAAGAAATGGAAACTCAAATCTGGGATGAAGACTCTGTTATGACACAAAATGCCATGAGATTATTTATCAAAAACTTTAGAAAAAAATTACCTGAAAAATGCCTAAAAAACATTCAAGGTACTGGATATAGACTAGTTTTAGGAGAGCAGTAGATGAGAAAGTTTATACTTTCAACTACTCTTTTAACCTTTTGTAGCTCTTTGTTTGCAAATGAGTTTTATTATGAGTTTGATAAAAAAATAGAACTTATTAAACCAATAGAATCAAAAACTTATAGCACAAATTCACAAGATGAAAACACTTCTGAAAAAATACATACATACCAAACAACAAATGGAAAAACAATAAAATTTAAAAATGAACTAATAGTTCAATGTCATAAAGAAGCATATTGCCAAGATGATTTTAGTGATTTAAATATTACTAACTACAAAGAAATAAGTAAGGGATTCTTTCTTATAAAAGTAGAAGATTCACAAAATATTTTTACTCTAGCACAAGAGTTACATAACAAAGAAGATATTAAAAGTGCCACACCAAATAAATTATTAAAGTTGCAGAAAAGATGAAATTAATTAATATTCAAAAATATAGCATAGCACTTACTTTAGCTATTAGTCTTACTGCTTGTGGTGGTGGAGGTGGAGGTAGTACCTCATCTACTTCTATTTCAAATGTTGTAAATTCAGTGATTGATGATAATATGTTTCAGTTTGCTTGGCATATTAATAAAAATATAAACTCAACATACAAAACAAACAATAACATAAATAATGAATCACACATAAGTTTGGAAGAAGCTTGGGCAATAACAAAAGGTAAACAAACAAATGGTGAAGCTATAAAAGTAGCAGTAATTGATGAAGATTTTGAAGTCAATCACCCTAATATAAAAAATAAGATATATAAAGCTTACAATGCAATGGATGATACTTCAAATATTTCAGACGCAGATGGTGATACATTTTATCATGGTCTTGCGGTTGCAGGTATTATTGTAGGAGATGAAGTTGGTGTTGCTCCAAATACAGAACTTATTTTAATTAACTTGGACTTTGAAGACAATAACCTTAGTGAACTTGATATTTTAAAAGCCTTTAATTATGCAAAAGACAATGGAGCAAAAGTTATAAACTGTAGTTGGGGATTAGGAAATATTCCACAAACAATTTCAGATAGAATAAATCAACTTAAAGATGATGGAATTATAGTTGTATTTGCATCTGGAAATGAAGGAGTAGACTTAGACCAAGCTGGAAATGAAGACTTATCTGAAATTAGCTCAGTTATTGGAGTGGGTGCTTCAAGTGTAAAGAATGACGTAACTTCATACTCAAACTATGGTTCAACCATTGATGTAATAGCACCTGGTGGAGGAAGTTTAAACGATGGATTACTTGGTATTTTATCCCTAGATCAAAGTGGAAGTGCAGGAGAAAATGATAATAATCAACTTTCCTATACAAATGAAAATTTAAATAACTATACTTTAACATCTGGTACAAGCTTTGCAGCACCTACAACAAGTGGTTTAGTTGCATTAATGTTATCTGTAAACCCAAATCTTACTTTTAATCAAATAAGAACTATTTTGATTTCAACTACGGATAGAGTTGGAGGGACAGATGCAGACTACTCAAACGGTGGATTTGATACGAAAAGAGCCTATGGAAAAATAAATGCAAAAAAAGCTATAGAGGCTGCACAAGCATCACTTAACCCATAAAAAAAGATAAGTAAGAAATCTTACTTATCTTCTAAAAGTTTCACTTCTTCTTTTTTCTCTTCACTTTTATTATTTATGTCTGGTACTTCAAACTCATACATTTTATCTAGTTTTACAAAATAAGCATGTCCTAAATAAATTATATAAAATACTGCTGTAAATAGTGTAATAAAAGGTATCATAGAAACTAAATATAAAAATAGAGTTCTTCCTCTAAAAGCATTTGCTTCTTTTTTATATATTTTTTTATACTCTTCTTCACTTAAAAGTGTAGAGGCAACATCATAGTTTAAAAGCTTATGAAAGAAATAGTATAAAGGTAATGCGAAAGCTATTATATTTAATACTGGAACAAAATACACCGGAATTAAGAGTATAAATAAAAGTATCATCATAAATGAACTTTTTAACAAAACCCACAAGGGAGATAAAAGTGAACCATGTCCATGCAAGGTTATATGACTATAGTGTCTTTTATGAACGATTCCCAAAATCATTGGAGTTAAAAAACCAATAACAACTAAAGTTAAAATAACCGATGCTTGTAAAACTATAATAGATCCAATAGTATAAAGTAAAAAGCCTGCTATCCATGAAGTAAATGAATACTTAAATAAAAACACTACTAAATAAGTAGCCCATACAAAATAAAATGGTGCATTTTCATCAACGATAACTTCTTCACCATTTTGAGAAGCTTCTGCTGCTTCTTGAAGTGCAGTAATTCCAAAGTCAGCTGCTGCAAAAAATAGTGAATAAATTAAAATCATTG includes the following:
- a CDS encoding DUF6726 family protein, whose protein sequence is MKNLILKTTFLLFIVLNFQGCIVGTVAAAPFKIVGAAVNVVTPDIVGDTISATGDVVDTVIPF
- a CDS encoding AzlC family ABC transporter permease yields the protein MKNEFLDGFVANMPIGISVFTYGSVLGVLSTQKGVELFELVLMNIFIFAGSSQFVLVQMWDNTLDIIAMITAALLINLRYFLVGASLNPLFKQSSKKEKFKYMHFATDESWAITMQRLKSQDITPKFLFGGGVCIFLTWFVGTVLGYNLGEFINDPKIYGLDFAFVAIFFALALSMYKGKQDITPWIITALVAVVSSLYIDGNFYIVIAAIVGSYSAVILHKRKSL
- a CDS encoding cache domain-containing protein, whose product is MISYFYVKNTYDDFEKQMENFVQEYYEDQKRILKKEIDTVIDVLNYNLTKVDTDEEEIKEDAIRLLNNISFQESKSNYYFVYDILDIKGGDDFARLIVNPNRPDLIGKLISTEFKDANGKKFREEFLKNISIKGEAFTQYAYKKPNTNDEIRQKLSYFKYYENWNWVIAVGVYIDDIEKEITKKREALEKTVRNQVGQNIVLFVMFLSIAILISIAVSQKIDEVLKVYQNKVKTKTKELEELNQNLENRVTYEVEKNREKEQLLIQKSRFIALGEMISNIAHQWRQPLSELSSILMYIKFKHSIGALDDETMQKKSKEADTVLEFMSHTIDDFRNFFMPKKEKEEFYLVKMLESVMTIVSSALKNNNITVTIDIDENIKLFTYQNEYEQVLLNILKNAKDVLIEKNVSNPKIFIWAKEQEFDVSLYIEDNGGGVTVEPKSKIFEPYFTTRDDNDGTGIGLYMSKTIVDKNMKGKLSVENINDGARFTIEVPK
- a CDS encoding helix-turn-helix transcriptional regulator; protein product: MNPYIKKYIPIADFLGEVLGQNTEIIIHDMTNYDHSIVHIINAHISNRKIGDPITDLVLDFIATESKGNKQFICNYNSKTIEGRLLYSSTFFIRNDKNEIVGALCLNSDYHDVKKSLSFITSLLPNYVDDKILSLNNIKENLNTNPQEITLNKIDAIIQQFDVVPQRMNTKEKTEIIQALNDCGIFNIRGAVQEVADKLQMSEPSVYRYIKKIKKV
- a CDS encoding AraC family transcriptional regulator; protein product: MKKQEEVIYDAKFWKPKINEDIVLHKAHFNNYGFDKHVHEDYTIGLIYEGQMDAFVDGQKKKLNKASVITINPDETHACQSQYCEGYKHYSLYLKPSFVKKFQEENFYNEELFFSSGIFENQYLANKLTSLIMQNEYKTHSNIDFECDLVNTLNELFLNNSKAKTPIILSKHDMMINRAKEFMNYNLHLDLSLDDISNELDISKYHFLRLFKQKTFISPHSYLMLKRIERAKQALQKGESIINTTYMCGFNDQSHLSRRFKAFVGLTPGNYRKFFN
- a CDS encoding AzlD domain-containing protein, translated to MSSIDLNALIIIFFVALGTYSLRVSGLLLSSKFVKEEGDLKLFLDYLPSTLLLALVVPSILKEGMIGLVAAFLIFLCMYKTKSILLSLLIGVVTIALYRNFFL
- a CDS encoding S8 family peptidase, with amino-acid sequence MKLINIQKYSIALTLAISLTACGGGGGGSTSSTSISNVVNSVIDDNMFQFAWHINKNINSTYKTNNNINNESHISLEEAWAITKGKQTNGEAIKVAVIDEDFEVNHPNIKNKIYKAYNAMDDTSNISDADGDTFYHGLAVAGIIVGDEVGVAPNTELILINLDFEDNNLSELDILKAFNYAKDNGAKVINCSWGLGNIPQTISDRINQLKDDGIIVVFASGNEGVDLDQAGNEDLSEISSVIGVGASSVKNDVTSYSNYGSTIDVIAPGGGSLNDGLLGILSLDQSGSAGENDNNQLSYTNENLNNYTLTSGTSFAAPTTSGLVALMLSVNPNLTFNQIRTILISTTDRVGGTDADYSNGGFDTKRAYGKINAKKAIEAAQASLNP
- a CDS encoding EI24 domain-containing protein, with product MTEIDILSRSLKDFLTSKMLKISLVPLIVTMILIYSLFFAAADFGITALQEAAEASQNGEEVIVDENAPFYFVWATYLVVFLFKYSFTSWIAGFLLYTIGSIIVLQASVILTLVVIGFLTPMILGIVHKRHYSHITLHGHGSLLSPLWVLLKSSFMMILLFILLIPVYFVPVLNIIAFALPLYYFFHKLLNYDVASTLLSEEEYKKIYKKEANAFRGRTLFLYLVSMIPFITLFTAVFYIIYLGHAYFVKLDKMYEFEVPDINNKSEEKKEEVKLLEDK
- a CDS encoding response regulator transcription factor, with protein sequence MQDNIISKLNAFSVLYIEDEDGIRNNIKEILDHLFKETITAKNASDGHIKYVQNKPDLIITDIRMPPGETGIDLIKKIRESDSKTRIIITSAHTDLEYMLKAAELHLVKYIIKPITQEKLMDALEAFVKTHDENKIYTLNENCYFDYSKSIISNKEETHNLTKKENMFLKLLITKNRIITYEEMETQIWDEDSVMTQNAMRLFIKNFRKKLPEKCLKNIQGTGYRLVLGEQ